In bacterium, a single genomic region encodes these proteins:
- the rpsJ gene encoding 30S ribosomal protein S10, with translation MEHQKIRIRLKAFDSRLLDKATSDIVEKARQTGAKVAGPIPLPTHIERFTVNRSPHGDKKSREQFEIRTHKRLLDIHEPPGATIDALMKLDLPAGVEVEIKL, from the coding sequence ATAGAGCACCAGAAGATACGGATCCGGCTGAAGGCCTTCGATTCCAGGCTTCTGGACAAGGCGACCAGCGACATCGTCGAAAAGGCGCGGCAGACGGGCGCCAAGGTCGCGGGGCCGATTCCCCTTCCGACCCATATCGAGCGGTTCACGGTCAACCGGTCCCCCCACGGGGACAAGAAGAGCCGGGAGCAGTTCGAGATCCGCACCCACAAGCGCCTCCTCGACATCCACGAGCCTCCCGGTGCGACGATCGACGCCCTGATGAAGCTCGATCTGCCCGCCGGGGTGGAAGTCGAGATCAAGCTCTGA
- the rplC gene encoding 50S ribosomal protein L3, with the protein MTTGILGKKLGMSQVFDTEGKVIPVTVIEAGPCTVIQRKTARTDGYDAVQIGFRQAKAGKVGKPMLGHFQRAGKGAFSALQEIRVEAAEPLDIGAEIKVDIFKEGDVVDVMGHSKGRGFTGVIKRWNFKGGRATHGSMFHRAPGSIGASAYPSRVIKNMKMAGQYGNERVTILNLRVVGVEPEKNLLLVRGAVPGAKNSLVYVRRAVKKPA; encoded by the coding sequence ATGACGACCGGAATATTGGGAAAGAAACTGGGCATGTCCCAGGTGTTCGACACGGAGGGGAAAGTGATCCCGGTCACCGTGATCGAGGCCGGGCCGTGCACCGTGATACAGCGGAAGACCGCGCGGACGGACGGATACGACGCCGTGCAGATCGGATTCCGGCAAGCGAAGGCCGGAAAGGTCGGCAAGCCCATGTTGGGGCACTTCCAGAGGGCGGGCAAGGGCGCGTTCAGCGCCCTCCAGGAGATCCGGGTCGAAGCCGCCGAACCGCTGGACATCGGCGCCGAGATCAAGGTCGACATCTTCAAGGAAGGCGACGTTGTCGACGTGATGGGGCACAGCAAGGGTCGCGGCTTCACGGGCGTCATCAAGCGATGGAACTTCAAGGGCGGGCGCGCGACGCACGGCTCCATGTTCCATCGGGCCCCCGGGTCCATCGGCGCGTCGGCGTACCCCTCGCGCGTCATCAAGAACATGAAGATGGCGGGCCAGTACGGGAACGAGCGGGTCACGATCCTCAACCTGCGCGTGGTCGGAGTGGAGCCCGAGAAGAACCTGCTGCTCGTCCGCGGCGCCGTTCCCGGCGCGAAAAACAGCCTGGTCTACGTACGCCGGGCCGTGAAGAAACCGGCGTAA
- the rplD gene encoding 50S ribosomal protein L4 produces the protein MATVEIVDKERKGTGTVELPASIFGAEVKTHLMHHVVTAKLAAARAGTHDTKTRKDVRGGGKKPFRQKGTGRARMGTSRSPLLRGGGTVFGPHPRKYDGKVNRKEMKAALRSALSAKALENKILLVDDLSLPFPKTKEFLKVATALGLLDALIVIEGEPENLALGVRNLKAFKILPAKALNVYDILSYDQLVLTGAALEKITEVLAK, from the coding sequence ATGGCTACCGTGGAAATCGTGGACAAGGAACGGAAGGGGACCGGGACCGTCGAACTTCCCGCGTCCATATTCGGCGCCGAGGTGAAGACGCACCTGATGCACCACGTCGTGACGGCCAAGTTGGCGGCCGCCCGTGCGGGGACGCACGACACGAAAACCCGCAAGGACGTCAGGGGAGGCGGGAAGAAGCCGTTTCGCCAGAAAGGGACCGGGCGGGCCCGGATGGGAACGTCCCGCTCGCCGCTGCTTCGGGGCGGCGGCACCGTGTTCGGACCCCATCCCCGGAAGTACGACGGGAAGGTGAACCGGAAGGAGATGAAGGCGGCCCTGCGCAGCGCCCTCAGCGCCAAGGCGCTCGAGAACAAGATCCTCCTCGTGGACGACCTCTCGCTCCCGTTCCCGAAGACGAAGGAATTCCTCAAGGTCGCGACCGCGCTCGGCCTCCTCGACGCGCTGATCGTCATCGAAGGGGAGCCCGAAAACCTGGCCCTCGGCGTACGCAATCTCAAGGCGTTCAAGATTCTCCCCGCCAAGGCGCTGAACGTGTACGACATCCTGTCGTACGACCAACTCGTGCTGACCGGCGCGGCTCTCGAGAAAATCACCGAGGTGCTGGCGAAATGA
- the rplW gene encoding 50S ribosomal protein L23, which yields MNPSDVIKRPLITEKATSMKAMSNAVLFAVDKRANKKEVREAVEKMFKVKVDDVRTMNVAGKVKRRGRTVGLRPGWKKAVVVLKAGDKIEFFEGV from the coding sequence ATGAATCCATCCGACGTCATCAAGCGGCCGTTGATCACCGAGAAGGCGACCTCGATGAAGGCAATGTCCAACGCGGTCCTGTTCGCCGTCGACAAGCGCGCCAACAAGAAGGAAGTCCGCGAAGCCGTGGAGAAGATGTTCAAGGTGAAGGTCGACGACGTCCGGACGATGAACGTCGCGGGCAAGGTGAAGCGCCGCGGCCGGACGGTGGGGCTTCGTCCCGGCTGGAAGAAGGCCGTGGTCGTGCTGAAGGCCGGCGACAAGATCGAATTTTTCGAAGGCGTCTGA
- the rplB gene encoding 50S ribosomal protein L2, producing MGIRNYKPTSPGRRGMTVLTMDDLTKKKPERALTESLSGSGGRNNLGEITVWHRGGGHKRKYRIVDFKRNKKDVPATVAAIEYDPNRSARLALLNYADGEKRYILCPIGISVGDTVLSGAGADIKPGNALPIRNIPVGTLVHNIELKVGKGGQIARSAGSVAQILAKEGAYAHLRLASGEVRLVFIECMATIGQVGNVDHEKVSIGKAGRNRWKGIRPTVRGVVMNPVDHPHGGGEGRSSGGRHPCTPWGKPTKGYKTRKSPATDKYIVKRRGK from the coding sequence ATGGGCATCCGGAACTACAAGCCGACCTCCCCGGGACGACGGGGCATGACCGTCCTCACGATGGACGATCTGACGAAGAAGAAGCCCGAACGCGCGCTGACCGAAAGTCTTTCGGGGAGCGGCGGAAGGAACAACCTCGGCGAGATCACGGTTTGGCACCGCGGCGGGGGCCACAAGCGCAAGTACCGGATCGTCGACTTCAAGAGGAACAAGAAGGACGTACCGGCGACCGTGGCGGCCATCGAATACGATCCGAACCGGTCCGCGCGCCTCGCGCTGCTGAACTACGCGGACGGTGAGAAGCGGTATATCCTCTGCCCGATCGGGATTTCCGTCGGCGACACGGTTCTTTCGGGAGCAGGCGCCGACATCAAGCCGGGAAACGCCCTGCCGATCCGCAACATCCCGGTCGGGACGCTCGTGCACAACATCGAGCTCAAGGTCGGGAAGGGCGGACAGATCGCCCGGTCCGCGGGTTCGGTCGCACAGATCCTGGCCAAGGAGGGGGCGTACGCGCACCTTCGCCTCGCCTCCGGCGAGGTCCGGCTCGTCTTCATCGAGTGCATGGCGACGATCGGGCAGGTCGGAAACGTCGACCATGAAAAGGTGTCGATCGGCAAGGCGGGGCGCAACCGGTGGAAGGGTATCCGCCCGACGGTCCGGGGCGTTGTCATGAACCCCGTCGATCATCCGCACGGCGGCGGCGAGGGCAGATCCTCCGGAGGCCGGCATCCCTGCACCCCGTGGGGGAAGCCGACGAAGGGGTACAAGACGCGCAAGAGCCCGGCGACCGACAAGTACATCGTCAAGCGGCGCGGAAAATAA
- the rpsS gene encoding 30S ribosomal protein S19, producing MGRSIKKGPYVEEGLARKLNKAVETGDKKIIKTWSRRSTITPAMVGYTFAVHNGRKFMPVFVTENMVGHKFGEFSPTRTFHGHSGDRKAKVKK from the coding sequence GTGGGGCGATCCATCAAGAAGGGACCGTACGTGGAGGAAGGCCTTGCCCGGAAGTTGAACAAGGCCGTCGAAACCGGCGACAAGAAGATCATCAAGACCTGGTCCCGGCGCTCGACCATCACTCCCGCAATGGTGGGATACACGTTCGCCGTGCACAACGGACGGAAGTTCATGCCCGTCTTCGTCACGGAAAACATGGTGGGCCACAAGTTCGGCGAGTTCTCGCCCACGCGGACGTTCCACGGCCACTCGGGAGACCGCAAGGCCAAGGTAAAGAAGTAA
- the rplV gene encoding 50S ribosomal protein L22 translates to MEATATAKFMRVSPRKARLVVDLIRGKKISEARTILALANKASAATVKKVLDSAIANAGQTGVIDVGTLYVKSACVNQGASQKRFRPSPMGRAHKYKRRTSHITIVVDEA, encoded by the coding sequence ATGGAAGCAACCGCGACGGCGAAGTTCATGCGCGTCTCCCCGAGGAAGGCGCGTCTCGTGGTGGACCTGATCCGGGGGAAGAAGATCTCCGAGGCACGGACGATCCTTGCCCTCGCGAACAAGGCCTCCGCCGCGACCGTGAAGAAAGTCCTCGATTCGGCGATCGCCAACGCCGGCCAGACCGGCGTGATCGACGTCGGGACGCTCTACGTGAAGAGCGCGTGCGTGAACCAGGGGGCCTCGCAGAAACGGTTTCGGCCGTCGCCGATGGGAAGGGCGCACAAGTACAAGCGGCGCACCAGTCACATAACGATCGTGGTCGACGAGGCGTAA
- the rpsC gene encoding 30S ribosomal protein S3, translated as MGQKTHPYGFRLGIIRTWRSRWYSEKEYAPQLQEDLRIRGFVKARLNHAGVSSIEIERRSNRVNVLIATARPGIVIGKKGAEIENLKKEIQKLTPKEVSINIIEIRRPETDGQLTAENVAMQLERRVAFRRAMKKTVLSSMKLGAKGIKIQVSGRLGGAEMSRTEWYREGRVPLHTLRADIDYGFSEARTTYGIIGVKVWIYKGEVLPKAPSSPATNE; from the coding sequence TTGGGACAGAAGACACACCCTTACGGATTTCGGCTGGGGATCATCCGGACCTGGCGCTCGCGCTGGTACTCCGAAAAGGAGTACGCGCCGCAACTGCAGGAGGACCTGCGCATCCGCGGATTCGTCAAGGCCCGCCTGAACCACGCGGGAGTCTCCTCGATCGAGATCGAGCGGCGCAGCAACCGCGTCAACGTTCTCATCGCCACGGCCCGTCCGGGAATCGTGATCGGCAAGAAGGGCGCCGAGATCGAAAACCTGAAGAAGGAGATCCAGAAGCTCACGCCGAAGGAAGTGTCGATCAACATCATCGAAATCCGCCGCCCCGAGACGGACGGGCAACTGACCGCCGAAAACGTCGCGATGCAGCTGGAACGGCGGGTCGCTTTCCGCAGGGCAATGAAGAAGACCGTGCTTTCCTCGATGAAGCTGGGGGCCAAGGGGATCAAGATCCAGGTGTCCGGCCGCCTCGGCGGCGCCGAGATGTCCCGGACCGAGTGGTACCGCGAAGGGCGGGTGCCCCTCCACACCTTGCGGGCCGACATCGACTACGGTTTCTCGGAAGCCCGCACCACCTACGGGATCATCGGGGTGAAGGTCTGGATCTACAAGGGCGAGGTGCTGCCGAAGGCGCCCTCTTCCCCCGCCACCAACGAATAG
- the rplP gene encoding 50S ribosomal protein L16 — MLAPKRVKYRKQMKGRRRGKAQSGNTLNFGDFGVKAADGAWITSRQIEAARIAMTRFIKRGGKIWIRIFPDKPITKKAAETRMGKGKGAPEEWVAVVRPGRVLYEIEGVDEATAREAFRLAAHKLPIQTTFLSREA, encoded by the coding sequence ATGCTCGCCCCCAAAAGGGTCAAGTACCGCAAGCAGATGAAGGGCCGCCGCCGGGGAAAGGCGCAGTCCGGAAACACGCTCAACTTCGGCGATTTCGGCGTAAAGGCCGCCGACGGCGCCTGGATCACCTCCCGGCAGATCGAGGCGGCGCGCATCGCGATGACGCGCTTCATCAAGCGCGGCGGGAAAATCTGGATCCGGATCTTTCCCGACAAGCCGATCACGAAGAAGGCGGCCGAGACCCGTATGGGGAAGGGGAAGGGCGCACCCGAGGAATGGGTCGCCGTGGTCCGCCCCGGCCGCGTCCTCTACGAGATCGAGGGCGTCGACGAGGCCACGGCGAGGGAAGCGTTCCGCCTGGCGGCTCACAAGCTCCCGATCCAGACGACATTCCTGTCCAGAGAGGCATAG